TTATGTTTCTAGTAAGTGTTAAACACTCTAAATACAAGTAACATTGAACAAGGGTCTTGTGTTTCACACCAAATTATAAGCCTTGTGCTGTCAAATTTACAAAGtataagacaaaacaaaagtTCAAATTTTATAAGCAGCAGTTTATAATACTTTAAGCAAAATATCAAGTACAgaaaataatattgataatatcAGAAAAAGTATAGAGAAAATACACCATTATACATTACACAAATACACATTACATTTGAAGTGTTTCTAAGTGTTTTGGATTTTCAATCTATTAAATCCCCTTAGCCCtctcattttgtgttttaatgATCTCCCCTTAAACTTCCACCTTTGTTTAACTTTCAGCCCTTCTCTGAAACATTTCTTTATCATTTCTAACCTCATTAATGTGCCCTCCTCTCCCCCAATAGTAAGAAAGCTTCTGTAATGATGAGTAGTTCCATAATAATTTATGTTCGTTAACCACATTAATTGAACACTTCCTtgttgccctgctgctgctgctgctaagtcgcttcagtcgagtccgactctgtgcgaccccatagatggcagcccaccaggctcccctgtccctgggattctcaaggcaagaacactggagtgggttgccatttccttctccaatgcatgaaagtgaagagtgaaagtgaagtggctcagtcgtgtctgactcttagcgaccccatggactgcagcctatcaggctcctgcgtccatgggattttccaggcaagagtactggagtggggtgccactgccttctctgacaaaTACCGAGAAAAGTCAAGTATATGAGATTGGGAAATAATCAACAACTGGATGGTAAATACTGGCTTGAGAGCAAACATACAGGAGGCAGGCAGCTTCTCCAGCAATTGAAATCCCCATTAATGAAATTAAGATAGGGTGTACAGGATGAAAAGAAACTCTGGGGCCTAGCCAGGATGAATCAACTGAGCtcagttaaattttttcttttccaatcattTGAAGACTGGAGGGTCCTCGACTGAGAACACTGGCGTCATTTTCATGGGACACAGCAAATGACTGAGCAAGAGGGCAAGTCTCATAAAGCTAAATGTTTCGGAACCTCTCGGCTGCAGGGGAGAATGAATACCTTGGACATGCCTCATTCAGGATCAGTGGGTGGATCTGGTTTGAGGAGGGCTAAAGACCCCTCCAAATGTCATTCTTCATCTTCAATTTCAACTTCGTGGACCAACGTTGAGCTCATAGTCGTCTCCGTAGGAGTTGGGAGCCCCGGGGTAGAGGAGCTGTGGTTGGTCCCTGGGGTAGGAGGCAGAGTGCTCTGAGATACAGGCAGGGAGGATGGGCCTGGAGATGGGGCAGCACCAGGAATGCAGGTGACATGACAGGACTTGCCGTCGGCATGAATGACGATGGTGGTGCCGGCGGCGGGCTTGCCCAAGTGGACAAAATAGAAGAGCAGAACAACAAGGGCTGTGGCAATGAGACAGGCCAGTAGACACAGCAGAAACGTTTTCCAGGGTGACCACGGCTTTGCCGTCGCCTGCACAGGGTCATGAAAAGTGAACATTTCAGCAAGAACACAGTGGTAACTTAGGCAAATGATTTCCATTAAAAtatggctattttttaaaattactgcaaatgctataatttaaatgaataaatcatctctctccctctctctctctccctctctctctttcacacatacacacatacatatacacgcCTTGTCCACAAGTGCATAAGGACAAAATGTCCCCTCTTAGTTAACCCTTTGTATTAAAGCAATAAAGG
This sequence is a window from Bubalus bubalis isolate 160015118507 breed Murrah chromosome 22, NDDB_SH_1, whole genome shotgun sequence. Protein-coding genes within it:
- the LOC102400652 gene encoding dynactin-associated protein, with protein sequence MDGKQQQHAVDTEQNPTELLPRNPYGSNGGTHCGCRLPVVTLQPQWATAKPWSPWKTFLLCLLACLIATALVVLLFYFVHLGKPAAGTTIVIHADGKSCHVTCIPGAAPSPGPSSLPVSQSTLPPTPGTNHSSSTPGLPTPTETTMSSTLVHEVEIEDEE